A single genomic interval of Candidatus Hydrothermales bacterium harbors:
- a CDS encoding electron transfer flavoprotein subunit alpha/FixB family protein, whose product KIIATEMKKIIESEKIEYIFFGSTPSAIETLSYLAGITDAIFLEDIESYENGYFLKSIYSNKVIGSFKINYDGIKIIGIKPKSYKLAEPIYNSEVVKLRVENIIDDIELIEVKAKETKEIDVTEADIVVSGGRGLGSAENYHKLLRELISVLSEKTGLKAALGASQAVVDAGWIDHSHQVGQTGKTVSPLIYFAVGISGAIQHLAGMRTSKHIIAINKDSEAPIFKVADYGIVGDVNVVIPELIQKIKSA is encoded by the coding sequence AAAATTATTGCAACGGAAATGAAAAAAATTATAGAAAGTGAAAAAATAGAATATATATTTTTCGGTTCAACACCAAGTGCAATAGAAACACTAAGCTACTTAGCAGGCATAACTGATGCTATATTCCTTGAAGATATTGAAAGCTACGAAAATGGTTATTTCCTTAAGTCAATATATTCAAATAAAGTAATTGGGTCATTTAAGATAAACTATGATGGGATTAAAATCATAGGTATTAAACCAAAAAGCTATAAATTAGCTGAGCCAATATATAATTCTGAAGTTGTAAAATTAAGGGTAGAAAATATTATAGATGATATTGAGCTAATTGAAGTAAAAGCAAAGGAAACAAAGGAAATAGATGTAACTGAGGCGGATATTGTAGTATCTGGTGGTAGAGGCCTTGGTAGTGCAGAAAATTATCATAAGCTATTAAGAGAGCTAATTAGTGTTTTAAGTGAAAAGACAGGATTAAAAGCAGCACTTGGTGCAAGTCAAGCTGTAGTAGATGCAGGTTGGATAGACCATTCACATCAGGTTGGTCAAACGGGAAAAACGGTATCTCCATTAATATATTTTGCTGTTGGTATTTCAGGAGCTATTCAACACTTGGCAGGTATGAGAACATCTAAGCATATTATTGCAATAAACAAAGATAGCGAAGCACCAATATTTAAAGTTGCGGACTACGGTATAGTAGGGGATGTAAATGTAGTTATACCAGAATTAATACAAAAGATAAAATCAGCATAG